A single genomic interval of Rhododendron vialii isolate Sample 1 chromosome 3a, ASM3025357v1 harbors:
- the LOC131321229 gene encoding protein FAR1-RELATED SEQUENCE 5-like has protein sequence MTGRSEGINSFFDGFVTHTSNFKEFVVKYENALSRIAKRKNDEDFESEHKFRIVNDHKFLLKHAGKMYTRNIFNKFKNEWSKVFHYKVENVRNGDGFQSFVVKSKDDELEKFEVTLNSHTYECKCECQQFEFVGILCAHILKVFVRLDIDEILEHFILPRLRQKANKFRIFDS, from the coding sequence ATGACCGGACGTAGTGAGGGCATCAACTCATTTTTTGATGGTTTTGTAACTCACacttcaaatttcaaagaaTTTGTGGTGAAATATGAGAATGCCTTGAGTAGGATTGcgaaaaggaaaaatgatgaagattttgaGTCCGAACATAAGTTTCGGATCGTTAATGACCATAAATTTTTGTTGAAGCATGCGGGGAAAATGTATACTAGAAACATTTTTAACAAGTTCAAGAATGAATGGAGTAAAGTCTTTCACTACAAAGttgaaaatgtgagaaatggcGATGGTTTTCAATCTTTTGTAGTGAAGTCAAAAGATGATGAACTTGAAAAGTTCGAGGTGACATTGAATTCACATACCTATGAGTGTAAGTGTGAATGCCAACAATTTGAGTTTGTTGGGATATTGTGTGCGCACATTTTGAAAGTGTTTGTCCGACTAGACATTGATGAAATACTAGAACATTTTATTCTTCCACGATTGAGGCAAAAGGCAAACAAATTTAGGATATTTGATTCCTAA
- the LOC131321230 gene encoding protein FAR1-RELATED SEQUENCE 5-like codes for MELESLNDVEVRDTETPDNNVEGFKTPTIGMYFETIEEARNNYERYGQENGFWIHTRGSDKGRNMSNEVTRAYLWIMHDKWNCKWKVTGFDENHNHPLVTPSKRIKMKSNRNMPKAVKNLTETFHRENIDISKVPSIFGGEYIGFDNRNCYNHLRNVRHRDLDCGDAQSVLDYFKDKQVQNPQFFYAIQCDESGRAVNFFLVDSRSRMAYHYFGDVVTFDTTYQTNKYDMPFAPFTGVNHHMQSIQYGCALLQDETETTFEWLFKTWLDVMGGRPPSSIITDQDLRMKGAIAKVFPNTRHRLCLWHIKKKFVEKLSQVYYKRSKFKKDMKECIMRTYKKDDFEKRWMLLMKENGLESNQ; via the exons ATGGAGTTAGAGTCTTTAAATGATGTTGAAGTCAGGGATACGGAGACTCCAGATAACAATGTGGAAGGGTTTAAAACACCGACAATTggaatgtattttgaaacaaTTGAAGAAGCACGGAATAACTATGAACGTTATGGTcaagaaaatgggttttggattcATACTCGAGGTTCAGACAAAGGACGAAATATGTCGAATGAAGTCACTAGG GCTTATTTATGGATTATGCATGACAAATGGAATTGCAAATGGAAAGTAACAGGTTTTGATGAAAATCACAACCACCCACTGGTGACTCCAAGTAAGAGGATCAAAATGAAGTCAAATCGAAACATGCCGAAAGCAGTTAAGAATTTGACTGAGACATTTCATAGAGAAAATATAGATATTTCAAAAGTTCCTTCAATTTTTGGTGGTGAGTACATTGGCTTTGATAATAGGAATTGCTACAATCACTTGAGGAATGTGAGACATAGAGACCTAGATTGCGGCGATGCACAATCAGTTCTTGACTACTTTAAGGACAAACAAGTACAGAATCCACAATTTTTTTATGCGATTCAATGTGATGAAAGTGGGAGggcagttaatttttttttggtggattcTCGATCTCGCATGGCATACCATTATTTTGGGGATGTAGTCACATTTGACACAACATATCAAACAAATAAGTATGATATGCCTTTCGCACCATTTACGGGAGTAAACCATCACATGCAGTCGATACAGTATGGATGTGCACTTTTACAAGACGAGACAGAGACGACGTTTGAATGGTTGTTTAAGACATGGCTTGACGTTATGGGAGGACGACCTCCAAGTTCTATCATCACTGACCAAGACTTGAGAATGAAAGGAGCTATTGCCAAGGTCTTTCCCAACACCCGTCATCGTTTATGTCTTTGGCATATTAAgaagaaatttgttgaaaagTTGTCACAAGTGTACTATAAGAGATCGAAATTCAAGAAGGATATGAAAGAATGCATTATGAGGACATACAAGaaagatgattttgaaaagagaTGGATGTTATTGATGAAAGAAAATGGGTTAGAAAGCAACCAATGA